A window from Neobacillus sp. PS3-40 encodes these proteins:
- a CDS encoding MFS transporter — protein MKRMLWVVLMMSTGATFITSLFPLYSVHYHLNSLHITILFAIYAVFLLPTLLIVGARGNAWGLKRVLRSSVWISIASTILFLESYDVWMLYVARILEGIAYGAFTGTAAAFLIKQTSPNKVGAAVKLSGVTVLIGFGLGPAIAGLVVQYLHLQPLRLPFWILFVMLISSLIILESLPKHEDSFVLNQVKTKISIGVSSNIRSHFWSFIGLPIFTVFTLQGIALSLIPSFAKNVIHTSNLSVSGLLILLLLGGASLSQFIQRPSNPVIRIRFGILLLALGSWGIVYSGQTSSLFMLWAAIFIQAIGGGWTFQVTLRLASLLPKPEERSRVISTFYFCAYSGFIVPVVGVGVLTQFFNLNFSLILLNSFAVLIVIYVLIYSVKFNRSYSKTSSSY, from the coding sequence ATGAAAAGAATGCTTTGGGTTGTTCTGATGATGTCGACTGGGGCCACGTTTATTACATCGTTATTCCCTTTATACAGTGTGCACTACCATCTGAATAGTCTGCATATTACCATCTTGTTTGCAATTTATGCTGTTTTCCTACTGCCGACCTTGCTTATTGTGGGAGCCAGAGGTAACGCTTGGGGGTTAAAAAGGGTGCTTCGCAGTAGTGTATGGATTTCCATCGCATCAACTATTCTTTTTCTGGAGAGTTATGATGTTTGGATGCTCTATGTAGCACGGATATTGGAGGGCATCGCATATGGTGCCTTTACAGGTACCGCTGCTGCATTTTTAATTAAACAAACTTCTCCTAATAAAGTGGGCGCAGCAGTCAAGTTATCAGGAGTAACAGTACTTATCGGCTTTGGTCTAGGGCCAGCAATTGCAGGTTTAGTAGTGCAATATCTACATCTACAGCCGCTTCGTTTACCATTTTGGATTCTATTTGTTATGTTAATTAGCTCTTTAATAATTTTGGAATCTCTTCCAAAACATGAGGATTCATTTGTACTGAACCAGGTTAAGACAAAGATTTCAATCGGTGTGTCTAGCAATATTCGTTCCCATTTTTGGTCTTTTATCGGGCTTCCAATCTTTACTGTGTTCACGCTACAAGGAATCGCGCTTTCCCTAATACCTTCATTTGCTAAAAATGTCATTCATACATCCAATCTCTCTGTTTCTGGATTGTTAATTTTGTTACTTTTGGGTGGGGCTTCCTTGTCTCAGTTCATTCAACGACCGAGTAATCCTGTTATACGGATCCGATTTGGAATTCTACTACTAGCTCTTGGATCATGGGGCATTGTTTATTCTGGTCAGACATCGAGTTTATTTATGCTTTGGGCAGCCATCTTCATTCAAGCTATTGGTGGTGGGTGGACGTTTCAAGTTACTTTAAGGCTAGCTAGTTTGTTACCGAAACCGGAAGAGCGCTCACGAGTTATTTCTACTTTTTATTTCTGCGCCTACTCTGGATTTATTGTTCCGGTTGTTGGGGTCGGAGTACTGACTCAATTTTTTAATTTGAATTTTTCGCTAATTTTACTAAATTCGTTTGCAGTACTTATCGTTATCTATGTGTTGATTTATTCAGTCAAATTTAATCGTTCATATTCCAAAACTTCATCATCCTACTAA
- the fabF gene encoding beta-ketoacyl-ACP synthase II, with amino-acid sequence MIRRVVVTGYGVVSPLGNNVQEFWCNILEGKSGIKKIQSDVFNNINTQIAGYITDFDPEQYLDKKELGKYDLFVQYAVAAAHQALVQANLDLQKVNMERLGVYIGSGIGGINTTTDNHKSLIERGPRKVSPFMVPMMISNMASGIISIKTGFKGPSFSPVSACATGNQAIGEAFLNIRHGYSDAILAGGAEASIHPLAFAGFARMKAMSTSNDFPEKASRPFDRERDGFVMSEGAGVLFLEEYEHAKERGATILGEIVGYGATTDAYHITSPDYNGAANAMKLALKMGNINRTDVNYINAHGTSTPEGDKLETKAIKTVFGAHAYNLKVSSTKSMTGHLFGAAGGIEAVITLKSIMDDIAPPTINYEIPDEDCDLDYVPNKAVRTNINYAISNGFGFGGHNAVLAFKKFSV; translated from the coding sequence TTGATAAGGAGAGTTGTAGTAACTGGCTATGGAGTCGTTTCACCATTAGGAAACAATGTTCAGGAGTTTTGGTGTAATATTCTAGAAGGTAAATCAGGTATAAAAAAAATTCAATCTGATGTCTTTAACAATATCAATACTCAAATTGCAGGTTATATCACCGATTTTGATCCAGAGCAATATCTCGATAAAAAAGAATTGGGGAAATATGATCTATTCGTGCAATATGCTGTTGCTGCTGCTCATCAGGCTTTAGTACAGGCAAATCTAGATTTACAAAAAGTTAATATGGAGCGATTAGGGGTTTATATCGGTTCAGGTATTGGAGGAATTAATACTACAACAGATAATCATAAATCGTTAATTGAAAGAGGACCAAGAAAAGTTTCTCCATTTATGGTTCCAATGATGATTAGTAACATGGCATCGGGAATTATTTCTATAAAAACGGGTTTTAAAGGTCCCAGTTTTTCGCCTGTTTCTGCATGTGCAACAGGTAATCAAGCAATTGGAGAAGCTTTTTTAAATATTAGACATGGTTACTCTGATGCTATTTTAGCTGGAGGGGCTGAAGCTTCTATTCATCCGTTAGCATTTGCAGGATTTGCAAGAATGAAAGCAATGTCCACTTCTAATGATTTTCCAGAAAAAGCAAGTCGTCCATTTGATAGAGAGCGTGATGGCTTTGTTATGTCCGAAGGAGCAGGAGTTTTATTTCTTGAAGAGTATGAACATGCAAAAGAAAGAGGAGCAACCATTTTAGGCGAAATAGTAGGTTATGGTGCTACCACGGATGCATATCATATTACTTCTCCTGACTATAACGGAGCAGCAAATGCTATGAAGTTAGCTTTAAAAATGGGGAATATCAACCGTACTGATGTAAATTATATAAATGCCCATGGTACTAGTACCCCAGAGGGAGATAAATTAGAAACTAAAGCTATTAAAACAGTTTTTGGTGCGCATGCTTATAATTTAAAGGTGAGCTCTACAAAATCAATGACTGGCCATCTTTTCGGTGCCGCTGGTGGAATTGAGGCTGTTATTACCCTCAAAAGTATCATGGATGATATTGCCCCTCCCACTATTAATTACGAAATACCAGATGAAGATTGTGATTTAGATTATGTTCCTAACAAAGCTGTTAGGACAAATATCAACTATGCTATTTCTAATGGTTTTGGTTTTGGTGGGCATAATGCGGTGTTGGCATTTAAGAAGTTTTCTGTATAG
- a CDS encoding helix-turn-helix transcriptional regulator, producing the protein MGKCLIRNNIRSLRFNHDEMTQQQLADKVGVTRQTIFAIEKGNYSPSLELAFRIALVFDLPLEEIFSFELKNETL; encoded by the coding sequence ATGGGAAAATGTCTAATCCGCAACAATATTCGAAGCTTGCGTTTTAATCATGATGAAATGACGCAACAACAACTAGCAGATAAAGTAGGTGTTACACGACAAACCATCTTTGCCATCGAAAAAGGAAATTATTCTCCTTCTTTGGAATTAGCTTTTCGCATTGCTTTGGTCTTCGACTTACCATTGGAGGAGATATTTTCTTTTGAGTTAAAGAATGAAACACTATAA
- a CDS encoding DUF4386 domain-containing protein — protein MASSSAEKSPPFYARFAGFGLLLMFILAFFGNFFVLEGLIKPGDAATTANNIIANELLFRTGITSFIIVLILDVLVAWALYILLKPVNKNLALLALLFRLIYAAIFGASQYNLLSVLQLVDGTDYLTVFETDQLHAQVMLLINAFNNDWLIGLVFFGIHLFVVGYLIFKSGFMPRLLGILLILSSIGYLIDNFAKVLLSNYNDYQTIFLLIVALPGIIGELTLAIWLLFNGNKIPEMKS, from the coding sequence ATGGCAAGCAGCAGCGCCGAAAAATCACCACCATTTTATGCAAGATTCGCAGGATTTGGGTTGCTACTCATGTTTATACTTGCTTTTTTTGGAAATTTCTTCGTGCTCGAGGGTCTAATTAAACCAGGAGATGCAGCAACAACTGCAAATAACATCATTGCCAATGAGTTGTTATTTCGCACCGGTATTACTAGCTTTATAATCGTGCTCATCCTTGATGTTTTGGTAGCCTGGGCACTTTATATTTTGTTAAAGCCAGTAAATAAGAACCTTGCATTGTTGGCGTTGTTGTTTAGGTTGATATATGCAGCTATTTTTGGAGCTTCCCAATATAATCTTTTGAGTGTTTTGCAGTTAGTAGATGGTACTGACTACCTGACAGTGTTTGAAACAGATCAGTTACACGCTCAGGTAATGTTATTAATCAATGCATTTAACAATGATTGGCTTATTGGATTGGTATTTTTCGGCATTCATTTGTTTGTCGTTGGTTATTTGATATTCAAGTCAGGCTTTATGCCAAGATTACTTGGCATCTTGTTGATACTGTCATCTATAGGCTATCTAATAGACAATTTCGCAAAGGTCCTTTTATCCAATTACAACGATTACCAAACCATTTTTTTACTGATTGTCGCCCTACCTGGGATTATTGGGGAATTGACATTAGCCATATGGCTCTTATTTAACGGAAATAAAATACCCGAAATGAAATCCTAA
- a CDS encoding zinc-dependent alcohol dehydrogenase family protein, giving the protein MDAKCIKFYEFGAPKDVLKVEYKPIEPPRDNEVLVRMLARPINPSDLIPIRGSYSHRISLPNIPGYEGVGIVEDVGSLVSHNLIGKRVLPLRGEGTWQEFVKTSAEFAVSIPDSIDDFTAAQMYINPITAWVICRDVLKIRPNDVLLINACGSAIGHIFAQLSKALGFRMIAVTRNNKYTEDLLQLGASYVIDTTKVPLYETVMELTNGVGAAAAIDSIGGSSGNDLAFCVHPNGNFLTIGLLSGVQVNWAEIVDNAKVNANIFHLRNWNNNVSAEKWQETFNQLIKLINNKELRLMKVDSQYDLLNVKKAIDVVEFSKTTKGKVFLTSY; this is encoded by the coding sequence TTGGATGCAAAATGTATTAAATTTTACGAATTTGGTGCCCCAAAAGATGTGTTAAAAGTTGAATATAAACCTATCGAGCCACCAAGAGATAATGAAGTACTCGTTCGCATGTTAGCACGTCCAATAAACCCTTCTGACTTAATACCAATTAGAGGGTCATATTCTCATCGGATTTCTTTGCCGAATATTCCTGGTTATGAGGGAGTGGGAATTGTAGAAGATGTTGGTTCTTTAGTTTCTCATAATCTTATTGGTAAACGTGTTTTACCTCTTCGCGGGGAAGGCACATGGCAAGAGTTTGTTAAGACATCTGCAGAATTTGCAGTTTCTATACCCGATTCAATTGATGACTTTACGGCCGCGCAGATGTATATAAATCCAATTACAGCATGGGTGATTTGTAGGGATGTTTTAAAAATTAGACCGAATGATGTTTTATTAATCAATGCATGTGGTTCTGCTATTGGGCATATTTTCGCTCAATTATCAAAGGCCTTAGGCTTTCGAATGATTGCTGTTACCAGAAATAATAAATATACAGAAGATCTACTTCAACTCGGTGCATCTTATGTCATTGATACCACTAAGGTCCCACTCTATGAAACAGTTATGGAATTAACAAATGGAGTTGGTGCAGCTGCTGCCATTGATTCCATTGGAGGTTCATCTGGAAACGACTTGGCTTTTTGTGTACACCCTAATGGCAATTTTTTAACCATCGGTCTTTTATCAGGGGTACAAGTAAACTGGGCAGAAATTGTTGATAATGCAAAAGTGAATGCTAATATCTTTCATTTACGCAATTGGAATAATAATGTCTCAGCAGAGAAATGGCAAGAAACCTTTAATCAATTGATAAAGCTGATAAATAATAAAGAATTGCGTTTGATGAAGGTTGATTCTCAGTACGACTTGTTGAATGTAAAAAAGGCTATTGACGTTGTTGAATTTTCTAAAACAACCAAAGGGAAAGTGTTTTTGACAAGCTATTGA
- a CDS encoding hemerythrin domain-containing protein produces the protein MSGPALRNKDSHTSIHEAAIHEAQELTDLLDHLLKDEKDSQALEVAYILVEHWETRTLTHAESEEEGLYSELVTKSPELKETIIALSRDHQLLRLLMGEIKHLLASARVNQDVMKRFHAMIIVDLLHNQDEMKLLL, from the coding sequence ATGTCAGGACCAGCTTTACGAAATAAAGACAGCCATACATCTATTCATGAGGCAGCTATTCATGAGGCGCAGGAATTAACGGATTTACTTGATCACCTCCTAAAGGATGAAAAAGATAGCCAAGCCTTGGAAGTAGCCTATATCTTAGTGGAGCATTGGGAGACACGAACACTGACGCATGCTGAATCAGAAGAAGAGGGATTGTACAGTGAACTAGTTACCAAATCACCTGAATTAAAAGAAACAATTATTGCATTATCACGCGATCATCAATTATTGCGCTTATTGATGGGAGAAATTAAACATTTGTTGGCTAGCGCTCGCGTGAATCAAGATGTTATGAAAAGGTTTCATGCAATGATCATTGTCGATTTATTGCATAATCAGGATGAAATGAAATTATTACTTTAG